A genomic region of Amphiura filiformis chromosome 6, Afil_fr2py, whole genome shotgun sequence contains the following coding sequences:
- the LOC140155509 gene encoding uncharacterized protein: MSSLKNGCGSFIMKQIGAGDELGPIMKCIPYVNEYFPHYLTFCYDGITRNFADIEHYQITCLSLENLEVILSGQNGSITAPDEFFVYRMVQRWIMDTYDEAMVLERESAASHLLPLIRFYNMDATQIAEVKESPLGKLCSDTIMKNHLAHAYEMQAEMFAFSVKSPKRRKLSGGRVEHKCSCNPSGGRCEHMNPRIYFADPYGKSIKTKLDSNVNHISSPVVDLRSLESYIKIFGKNHCEKHGDKLSRWKISWVTKGDDNSSCDHFQLIPPGFIHVGRTFDVCIHVSVHSRDARKNRFRVDTHCLNMVKYYLLQQLGWFHHLG; the protein is encoded by the coding sequence ATGTCATCGTTGAAAAATGGATGTGGCTCTTTTATTATGAAGCAGATAGGAGCAGGTGATGAGTTGGGCCCTATTATGAAATGCATCCCATATGTTAATGAATACTTCCCTCACTATCTGACCTTCTGTTATGATGGTATCACAAGGAACTTTGCTGACATTGAACATTATCAGATAACTTGCTTGTCTCTTGAGAATCTGGAAGTAATTTTATCGGGCCAAAACGGCAGCATTACCGCTCCAGATGAATTCTTTGTATACAGGATGGTGCAGAGATGGATTATGGATACCTATGATGAGGCCATGGTGTTAGAGAGAGAGTCGGCAGCTTCGCATCTTCTACCACTTATCCGCTTCTACAACATGGATGCGACGCAGATAGCAGAAGTTAAAGAATCACCCCTCGGTAAACTATGCTCCGATACCATCATGAAGAACCATCTTGCTCATGCCTATGAAATGCAGGCAGAGATGTTTGCTTTTTCGGTTAAATCGCCAAAGAGAAGGAAGCTTTCCGGCGGAAGAGTTGAACACAAATGTTCTTGCAACCCAAGTGGCGGACGTTGCGAGCACATGAACCCGAGAATATACTTTGCTGACCCATATGGGAAGAGCATTAAGACCAAACTAGACTCCAACGTCAACCATATTTCATCACCTGTTGTTGATTTACGCAGTTTAGAATCTTATATTAAGATATTTGGGAAGAATCACTGTGAGAAACATGGCGATAAATTGAGTCGCTGGAAGATCAGCTGGGTAACAAAGGGTGATGATAATTCCAGTTGTGATCATTTTCAGCTAATCCCACCTGGTTTTATACACGTTGGACGTACCTTTGATGTATGTATTCACGTGAGTGTACATTCTCGAGATGCTAGAAAAAACAGGTTCAGAGTAGATACACACTgtttaaacatggtaaaatattaTCTGCTTCAGCAATTAGGTTGGTTTCACCATCTAGGGTAA